A DNA window from Motilibacter rhizosphaerae contains the following coding sequences:
- the phoU gene encoding phosphate signaling complex protein PhoU: MRDAFHEELDALSDQLVEMTGLVHSAMTRATTALLDADLGIAESVIAADERLDALHHDLEERAYDLLARQQPVATDLRIIVAALRMSADLERMGDLARHVAQVARMRYPSVAVPADVRATLVQMGQVATRIVLKAGSIVADKDVKIALELERDDDEMDRLHRDLFTLLLADDWDHGIEAAIDLTLLGRYYERFADHAVAVAQRVVFLVTGEHPGTASASPLPA, encoded by the coding sequence TTGCGGGACGCATTCCACGAGGAGCTGGACGCGCTGAGCGACCAGCTGGTCGAGATGACCGGGCTGGTGCACTCGGCGATGACCCGGGCGACGACGGCCCTGCTCGACGCCGACCTCGGCATCGCGGAGAGCGTCATCGCCGCCGACGAGCGGCTCGACGCCCTCCACCACGACCTGGAGGAGCGGGCGTACGACCTGCTCGCGCGCCAGCAGCCCGTGGCGACCGACCTGCGCATCATCGTCGCGGCGCTGCGCATGAGCGCCGACCTCGAGCGGATGGGCGACCTCGCCCGCCACGTCGCCCAGGTCGCCCGCATGCGCTACCCGAGCGTCGCGGTCCCGGCTGACGTGCGCGCGACGCTCGTCCAGATGGGCCAGGTCGCGACCCGCATCGTGCTCAAGGCCGGCAGCATCGTCGCGGACAAGGACGTCAAGATCGCGCTCGAGCTCGAGCGCGACGACGACGAGATGGACCGGCTGCACCGCGACCTGTTCACGCTGCTGCTCGCCGACGACTGGGACCACGGCATCGAGGCCGCGATCGACCTCACGCTGCTGGGCCGCTACTACGAGCGCTTCGCCGACCACGCCGTGGCGGTCGCCCAGCGCGTGGTCTTCCTCGTCACCGGCGAGCACCCCGGGACGGCGTCGGCCTCGCCGCTCCCCGCCTGA
- a CDS encoding TfoX/Sxy family protein, translating to MAYDEELAERVRALLSGRPVVEQRMFGGLAFLLRGHLAVAASGSGGLMVRVDPDRTAELLEEPGASEFEMGRRGAVRGWVRVTGEVLDDDAVLATWVGRGTACVEGLPEQAAVRRGAARPTPSRGARR from the coding sequence GTGGCGTACGACGAGGAGCTGGCGGAGCGCGTCCGCGCGCTGCTCTCCGGGCGGCCGGTCGTCGAGCAGCGGATGTTCGGCGGACTGGCCTTCCTCCTGCGCGGCCACCTCGCCGTGGCGGCGTCCGGCAGCGGCGGGCTGATGGTGCGGGTCGACCCCGACCGGACCGCCGAGCTGCTCGAGGAGCCCGGCGCGAGCGAGTTCGAGATGGGCCGGCGCGGTGCCGTCCGCGGGTGGGTGCGCGTGACGGGCGAGGTGCTGGACGACGACGCCGTGCTCGCGACCTGGGTGGGTCGCGGCACGGCGTGCGTCGAGGGCCTGCCGGAGCAGGCGGCCGTCAGGCGGGGAGCGGCGAGGCCGACGCCGTCCCGGGGTGCTCGCCGGTGA
- a CDS encoding phosphoglyceromutase: MADEIPAPADDLLGGGGATHTLVLLRHGESEWNAKNLFTGWVDVDLSDKGRGEAERGGALLASSGILPDVVHTSVLRRAIRTSQIALGRADLDWLPVKRSWRLNERHYGALQGKDKAQTLAEFGEEQFMLWRRSYDVPPPPIADDDEFSQFGDLRYSDLPPELLPRTECLKDVVARLLPYWYDAIVPDLRLGRVVLVTAHGNSLRALVKHLDGVSDEAIAGLNIPTGIPLVYRLDEDLVPLQPGGEYLDPDAASAAIEAVKNQGKK, translated from the coding sequence ATGGCTGACGAGATCCCCGCGCCGGCGGACGACCTGCTCGGTGGCGGCGGCGCCACCCACACCCTCGTGCTCCTGCGCCACGGCGAGAGCGAGTGGAACGCGAAGAACCTGTTCACCGGCTGGGTGGACGTCGACCTCTCCGACAAGGGCCGCGGCGAGGCCGAGCGCGGCGGCGCGCTGCTCGCCTCCTCCGGGATCCTCCCCGACGTCGTGCACACCTCGGTGCTGCGCCGCGCGATCCGCACCTCGCAGATCGCGCTCGGCCGCGCCGACCTCGACTGGCTGCCGGTCAAGCGCTCGTGGCGGCTCAACGAGCGCCACTACGGCGCGCTGCAGGGCAAGGACAAGGCGCAGACGCTGGCGGAGTTCGGCGAGGAGCAGTTCATGCTCTGGCGCCGGTCCTACGACGTCCCGCCGCCGCCGATCGCCGACGACGACGAGTTCTCGCAGTTCGGCGACCTGCGCTACAGCGACCTGCCGCCGGAGCTGTTGCCGCGCACGGAGTGCCTCAAGGACGTCGTGGCGCGCCTGCTGCCCTACTGGTACGACGCGATCGTCCCCGACCTGCGCCTCGGCAGGGTCGTCCTCGTGACCGCGCACGGCAACTCGCTGCGCGCGCTGGTCAAGCACCTGGACGGGGTCTCCGACGAGGCGATCGCCGGGCTCAACATCCCCACGGGCATCCCGCTCGTCTACCGCCTCGACGAGGACCTCGTGCCGCTGCAGCCCGGCGGGGAGTACCTCGACCCCGACGCGGCCTCCGCGGCCATCGAGGCGGTCAAGAACCAGGGCAAGAAGTAG